A window from Leptothermofonsia sichuanensis E412 encodes these proteins:
- a CDS encoding ABC transporter substrate-binding protein, with protein MNVASRLSVFLVPLAIALSACNSSNPGTTTTTDSPQAAGGNAILIGIGVAQTSNVALLGQEEVNGAKIAEQYFNEKGGINGTPIRLVFQDTGGDEAGAINAFQTLINRDKVVGIVGPTLSQQAFSANPIANNARVPVIGPSNTAKGIPQIGEFVSRVSAPVSVVAPNSVKAALRMDPTIKRVAVFFAQNDAFSKSETDIFQQTVKDQKLEIVTVQKFQTTDTDFQSQATAALNAKPDLVIISGLSADGGNLVRQLRELGYRGLIIGGNGLNTSNIFKVCKALCDGVLIAQAYSPEHPGAVNKAFREAFMKQYKKDPPQFSAQTFAGVQVFVEALKALDSKQKVTQLSLPQLRVDLNRQLLTGKYDTPLGEIAFTPEGEIIQKDFYVAQIKMEPDGKNGQFVFLK; from the coding sequence ATGAATGTTGCTTCTCGTTTATCTGTTTTCCTGGTTCCTCTGGCGATCGCCCTGAGTGCCTGTAACTCCAGTAATCCTGGCACCACAACCACCACGGATTCTCCTCAGGCAGCGGGAGGAAACGCAATCTTGATCGGGATTGGAGTTGCCCAGACCAGTAATGTTGCACTCCTAGGACAGGAAGAAGTCAATGGGGCAAAGATTGCCGAACAATATTTCAATGAAAAAGGCGGTATCAATGGAACTCCGATCAGGCTGGTTTTCCAGGATACGGGGGGAGACGAAGCTGGAGCCATTAATGCTTTTCAAACCCTGATCAACCGGGATAAGGTCGTGGGTATTGTGGGTCCAACCCTCTCACAGCAAGCCTTCAGTGCCAATCCCATCGCCAACAATGCCAGAGTTCCTGTGATTGGTCCATCGAATACGGCTAAAGGAATTCCTCAGATTGGTGAATTTGTGTCTCGGGTATCGGCTCCCGTTTCGGTCGTTGCTCCCAATTCCGTTAAAGCCGCCCTTAGGATGGATCCCACCATTAAAAGGGTGGCTGTCTTCTTTGCCCAAAATGATGCTTTTAGCAAATCTGAAACGGATATTTTTCAGCAGACCGTTAAAGACCAGAAGTTGGAAATTGTTACGGTTCAGAAATTTCAGACCACGGACACTGACTTTCAATCCCAGGCTACGGCTGCCCTCAATGCCAAACCCGATTTAGTCATTATTTCTGGCCTGTCCGCAGATGGGGGCAACCTGGTGCGGCAACTGCGAGAACTGGGCTACCGGGGTTTGATCATTGGGGGCAATGGACTCAATACCTCTAATATTTTTAAGGTTTGTAAGGCTCTCTGCGATGGGGTTCTGATTGCACAGGCCTACAGTCCAGAGCATCCTGGTGCAGTCAATAAAGCATTTCGGGAAGCCTTCATGAAACAGTACAAAAAAGACCCCCCTCAGTTCAGCGCTCAGACCTTTGCTGGCGTGCAGGTTTTTGTTGAAGCGTTGAAAGCCCTGGACAGTAAGCAGAAAGTGACTCAACTCTCATTGCCACAACTGCGCGTTGATTTGAATCGGCAACTCCTGACGGGCAAGTATGACACCCCCCTGGGTGAAATTGCCTTCACGCCGGAAGGGGAAATTATTCAGAAGGATTTTTACGTGGCTCAGATCAAGATGGAACCAGATGGTAAAAATGGGCAATTTGTATTTCTGAAGTGA
- a CDS encoding 2-succinylbenzoate--CoA ligase — protein MSTVMDCFNQRLTQNWLIGYHQETLDEWIEQRLRQASNWDSPVRVLLAERNPVRFLAGFIAACAHNAHLFLGNPDWSLGEWQSVVDMVQPDLVWKGEEMGEGEAHKVSEPNTRYRLPAIYPLIMIPTGGSCGQLRFAVHTWETLMAAIAGFQQYFDVKQVNSFCVLPLYHVSGLMQFLRSFMSGGRLVLLPFKELETGRTVDIQPEAFFLSLVPTQLQRLLNQPGLIPWLSRFQTVLLGGAPPWSELLETARTYQIRLAPTYGMTETAAQVATLKPEAFLQGYSGCGQVLPHAHIQICAPTGQPVDASQTGIITIHASSLAIGYYPFPHSSSPFSPLPPFLSDPPTLSTDDLGFLDQQGYLHIVGRSSDKIITGGENVFPAEVEAVIRATGFVQDVCVIGVSDRHWGQTVTALYVPSSPEVSPEKLQTAVKTRLSKFKQPKQWIAVDQLPRNAQGKLSRPQIEQMIGGLQINTSKE, from the coding sequence ATGAGCACTGTGATGGACTGTTTCAATCAAAGACTGACCCAGAACTGGTTGATTGGCTATCACCAGGAAACGTTGGATGAGTGGATCGAGCAACGACTCCGGCAGGCATCCAACTGGGACAGTCCGGTCCGGGTTCTTCTGGCTGAACGGAATCCTGTCAGGTTCCTGGCTGGTTTTATCGCCGCCTGTGCCCACAATGCACATCTTTTCCTCGGCAATCCGGACTGGTCCCTGGGGGAATGGCAGTCGGTGGTGGACATGGTGCAACCCGATCTGGTGTGGAAAGGGGAAGAGATGGGAGAAGGAGAAGCGCACAAAGTATCTGAACCCAACACCCGGTATCGGCTACCGGCTATCTACCCGCTAATCATGATTCCCACAGGTGGCTCTTGCGGTCAGCTTCGGTTTGCCGTTCATACCTGGGAGACGTTGATGGCAGCGATCGCTGGATTCCAGCAGTACTTTGACGTGAAACAGGTGAATTCGTTCTGTGTCCTGCCGCTCTACCATGTCAGCGGCTTGATGCAATTTCTCCGTTCCTTTATGTCGGGTGGCCGTCTGGTCCTGTTGCCCTTTAAGGAACTGGAAACTGGAAGGACGGTTGACATCCAGCCAGAGGCTTTTTTTCTATCCCTGGTACCAACTCAGCTTCAGCGGTTACTGAATCAGCCTGGGTTGATTCCCTGGCTATCCCGGTTTCAGACGGTGCTGTTAGGTGGAGCGCCTCCCTGGTCTGAACTCCTGGAAACAGCCAGAACTTATCAAATCCGGTTGGCTCCTACCTATGGCATGACTGAAACAGCCGCTCAGGTTGCCACACTGAAACCCGAAGCGTTTCTTCAGGGGTACTCCGGATGTGGGCAGGTGTTACCCCATGCCCACATCCAGATCTGCGCCCCCACAGGTCAACCGGTGGATGCTTCCCAAACCGGGATCATTACCATCCATGCCAGTTCCCTGGCAATTGGATACTACCCCTTCCCTCATTCCTCCTCTCCCTTCTCCCCTCTCCCCCCCTTCCTCTCTGACCCACCCACCCTGTCCACAGACGATCTGGGCTTTCTCGACCAGCAGGGCTATCTGCATATCGTGGGACGAAGCAGCGACAAGATTATTACCGGAGGAGAAAATGTGTTCCCGGCAGAGGTCGAAGCCGTGATTCGGGCCACAGGGTTCGTGCAGGATGTCTGTGTGATCGGGGTGAGCGATCGCCACTGGGGGCAGACAGTGACTGCCCTCTATGTGCCTTCCAGCCCGGAGGTGTCTCCAGAAAAGCTCCAGACTGCTGTGAAAACCCGCCTAAGTAAATTCAAACAGCCCAAGCAGTGGATTGCGGTCGATCAGTTGCCGCGCAATGCCCAGGGCAAACTCAGTCGCCCCCAGATCGAGCAGATGATTGGGGGACTGCAAATAAATACCTCTAAGGAATAA
- a CDS encoding thioredoxin family protein produces MNTLHIEIIGNSNEDCRFLENNVLTAMVKLGITAHVNCIADAEEVKRRRLGCTPVLTINGRVVSQGQNISSRHIQTFLREATDVSQHGDFLSRMF; encoded by the coding sequence ATGAATACCTTGCATATTGAAATTATTGGCAACAGTAATGAGGATTGCCGTTTTCTGGAGAACAATGTATTGACAGCAATGGTTAAACTAGGCATTACTGCTCATGTCAATTGCATCGCGGATGCTGAGGAAGTCAAGCGACGACGATTGGGCTGTACGCCAGTATTGACTATTAATGGTAGAGTCGTCAGTCAGGGACAAAATATTTCATCAAGACACATTCAGACATTTCTGCGCGAAGCGACGGATGTCTCGCAGCATGGAGATTTTCTGAGCCGAATGTTTTAA
- a CDS encoding branched-chain amino acid ABC transporter permease encodes MNLTLFLQNFLNGLSIGSVYAIFALGYTLIFSILGIINFAHGAVFTLGAYFTYALMGGAFGFNGLLANAQLPLNLPFWLATLISGVLAGLVGVAIERLAFRPLRRKRADPLLTVVSSLGVALVIVNLIQYLVGAENYTFPADTFGNLPPAINFGTVDNPIPIRTVQIVIFLIAGVILCVLTYSINATKYGKAMRAVAEDPTTASLLGINTDRFIVLTFFVSSFLAAVAGTLVGSSVSIAGPYFGIGFGLKGLAVIVLGGLGSIPGAVVGGLLIGLVEAFVPGEYSAYKDAVAFGILFIVLLVRPQGLLGRTVIQKV; translated from the coding sequence ATGAACCTGACACTGTTTCTGCAAAACTTTCTTAATGGCCTTTCCATTGGCAGCGTTTATGCCATTTTCGCGCTGGGATATACGCTGATCTTTTCAATCCTGGGAATCATCAATTTTGCCCATGGAGCAGTGTTCACCCTGGGAGCATATTTTACCTATGCATTGATGGGCGGTGCATTTGGGTTTAATGGCTTACTGGCAAATGCCCAGTTACCCCTCAATTTACCGTTCTGGTTGGCGACCCTGATCAGTGGTGTGCTGGCAGGATTGGTGGGTGTCGCGATCGAGCGCCTGGCGTTTCGTCCCCTCCGCCGCAAACGGGCGGATCCGCTGTTGACGGTTGTTTCTAGCTTGGGTGTGGCACTGGTAATTGTGAACCTGATTCAGTATCTGGTTGGTGCTGAAAATTATACATTCCCAGCCGATACCTTTGGTAATTTGCCCCCCGCCATCAACTTTGGCACAGTCGATAACCCGATTCCCATTCGCACTGTGCAAATTGTGATCTTTCTGATTGCAGGGGTGATTTTGTGTGTCCTGACCTATTCCATTAATGCAACGAAATACGGCAAAGCCATGCGGGCAGTAGCAGAGGATCCAACCACCGCCAGCCTGTTAGGCATCAACACCGATCGCTTCATCGTTCTGACCTTTTTTGTCAGCAGTTTTCTGGCAGCCGTAGCAGGCACTTTAGTGGGTTCCAGCGTTAGCATTGCCGGTCCCTACTTTGGCATTGGTTTTGGGCTTAAGGGACTGGCAGTCATTGTCTTAGGTGGCCTGGGTAGTATTCCGGGCGCAGTTGTGGGAGGGTTGTTGATCGGACTGGTAGAAGCATTTGTTCCCGGCGAGTACTCTGCTTATAAAGATGCGGTTGCATTTGGAATTTTATTCATCGTGTTACTCGTCAGACCCCAGGGATTACTGGGACGGACAGTGATTCAAAAGGTTTGA